One stretch of Juglans microcarpa x Juglans regia isolate MS1-56 chromosome 3D, Jm3101_v1.0, whole genome shotgun sequence DNA includes these proteins:
- the LOC121255062 gene encoding uncharacterized mitochondrial protein AtMg00810-like, with protein MTGNNSSLLSSFVRQLHSEFATKDLGSLSYFIGLEATPTSGGLFLSQTKYARDILVRAQLLDCKPVTTPMVVAQRLSSDGSPFTDVTLYSSLVGALQYLTITRPDITHSVNSVSQYLHAPTNDHFQAVKRILRYIKGTLHFGLTFTASSSTGIVAYSDADWAGYPDTRRSTTGYSIYLGDNLVSWSAKKQPTVSRSSCESEYRALAVTATEVLWLTHLLRDHHVPTTHRPLLLCDNKSAVFLSSNPVSHKRSKHIDLDYHFLWELVVSGTINTQHVPSNLQVADIFTKSVSRSLFVFFRSKLRVCSNPTLSLRGGVEDSPQSSFDS; from the coding sequence ATGACCGGCAATAACTCTTCTCTCCTCAGCAGCTTTGTTCGACAGCTTCACTCCGAGTTTGCTACTAAAGATTTGGGCTCGCTTAGCTACTTTATTGGTCTTGAAGCGACTCCCACTTCCGGTGGTCTTTTCCTTAGTCAAACCAAGTATGCTCGAGATATTCTTGTCCGGGCCCAACTCCTTGATTGCAAACCTGTTACTACCCCTATGGTCGTGGCTCAGCGGCTCTCTTCTGATGGCTCCCCCTTTACCGACGTCACTCTCTACAGCTCTCTTGTCGGTGCCTTGCAATATTTGACTATCACTCGGCCTGACATTACTCATTCTGTTAATTCAGTCAGTCAATATTTGCATGCACCCACCAATGACCATTTTCAAGCTGTCAAACGTATCCTTCGTTACATCAAAGGAACACTTCATTTTGGCTTGACGTTTACTGCCTCATCCTCCACTGGTATTGTTGCTTACTCAGATGCTGACTGGGCAGGCTATCCTGACACTCGTCGCTCCACTACAGGTTATTCCATTTACCTTGGTGACAATCTTGTCTCTTGGAGTGCTAAGAAGCAACCCACCGTCTCTCGCTCCAGTTGTGAGTCCGAGTATCGTGCTCTTGCCGTTACTGCTACTGAGGTCCTTTGGTTAACGCATCTCCTTCGTGATCACCATGTTCCTACTACACATCGCCCTCTTCTTCTCTGTGATAATAAGAGTGCTGTGTTCTTAAGCTCTAATCCGGTTTCTCACAAGCGCTCCAAACATATTGATCTtgactatcattttctttgggaACTTGTGGTGTCCGGTACTATCAACACTCAACATGTCCCGTCTAATCTACAAGTTGCAGATATCTTCACCAAGAGTGTCTCTCGGTCTCTCTTTGTGTTTTTTCGCTCCAAGCTTCGTGTCTGCTCTAATCCCACGCTCAGCTTGCGGGGGGGTGTTGAGGATTCTCCGCAATCCTCCTTTGATTCTTAG